CGCGATTCGGGGGCTGGCGACGACCGGCCGCGGCGAGGGCGTGTCGTCGATGTGGATCACGCAACGGCTGTCGGAGATGGACGAAACGCCGGTCGCACAGTCCGACGTCCGGCTCATCGGGGGGCTGACGTCGGACGCGGACCTGGCGAAAGTCGGTTCGGCGGTCGACTACAACGAGCAGGTCCACAACCCGATGCAGCAGTCCGTCCGGGTCCCCGACGCCATCGACCGGGACGGCCAGCCCCTCCAGAAGTACGAGCAGGGCGGCCAGACCGTCGGCTCGGAGTGGATTCACAGCGACGACTCGGGGGCGATGCGCCGGATCGACTCGCGGGACCTCTCCATGCGGTCGACCCACTTCAGCCCGGACGGCAACACCCTCACGGTGCCAGGAACATGAGCAGGCTCACCTTCACCCTACACGGCGACCAGGCGGACCGCTTCGAGGAGATACAGGAGGAGATCGAGGAAACGACGGGCCACTCGGTCACTCGTCCGCGGGTCATCTCCGAGATGATGGAGGAGTGGAGCGGCACCGACTCACGGTGACGTCGTTTCACAGTCAACGGCTGTTTTCGACATAGACACGCTGTCGGGGCTATATTCGGACGTATCTGTAACGCCCCTGACGCAATGCCCGAACTGGCAGATAGTTTCGATGCGCTCACCGACGAGGACACCGTGGCCCGGAGTGCGGCCGTGGCCGGCGGCTACCTCGGGTCGAGCATGGCACAGTCGACGCTCGAAGGCGCGGCCCCCTTCGACGTCCCGAACGAACTTTTCGGCGTGGCCGTCGGCGGTCTCGGCTACGCCTACGCCCCGATGTACGGCGAGGAGATCCTGATGGGTGGCGTCGTCTACACCCTCGATGCCGCCGCGCAGCGGGTCGGCGTGAAGCAGTCGGTCACCAACCTGGGGGGTAACTGACGATGAGCAAGCCCCTCTCCAACATCAGCGACGAGGCGACCGAGCGGACGAACACGCCGGGTGAGATGACGCCCATCCTCGAACTCCAGCCGGAGGACGGTCTCGCCTGGATCATCGAGGCGATGGTCGCCCGCGGCAGTCAGGCGGGCATCCCGATCTTCGGCGGGTTCTACGACAGCAACGGCGACCCGCTCCCGCAGGACACCCGTTTCGCGGTGCAGTTCGAGACCCCGAACGACGACGACCGCCAGACCGTCACCGAGGTCTACGAGCACATCCGCGACTACCTCACGCTGGACCTCAAGGACCAGCAGAACGAGGAGTACATCGACTCGGTCAAGCACGTCCTGAAGGGGAGCCGGCTGGTCGTCGAGGATGTCGACACGCTGTACCTCAGCATCGAGTCCTCGGCAGAGATCGACTGGTCGCAGTCGGGCAGCCGGGTCAGCATCTCCGAGGACGCCGTGACGGAGGTCTGAGATGGCGGACGCCAAGGCCGTTCAGCAGGCGATGCGGCAGACCTCCGGCAGCAACAAGCGGTTCACGTCGCCGGACTTCGAAACGTCCGCCAACGAGACGGGGACCCGCTCGAAGATCGCGGAACACAAGGCCATCCGGCCGATGGTCGTCCGAGAAGGCGTTTCCTGGGACGTCCACCTGCCGGCCTACCAGGCCGAGACGACCGATGGTGACGACACGAACGATGAGACGTTCGCGCTCGACCACGACGTGATCGACGCGGACGGCGTGGCCGACGACGTCGTCATCTACGAGTCGGGGACCGACCGGACGGCGGACGCCACCGTCGACTACGAGAACAACGAGGTCACGCTGCCGACGCCCGCTGCGGACGTCGCAATCGACATCTGGTACATGAGCGACGCCCAGGCCCGCCTCGAAGTGCGGAAGGTCGCCCCCAGCAACTACCACGCCGACCTCACCGAGCGGGACGCGGGGATGCTCAACCTCCGCGACCAGTCGCGAGACCCGCTGACGTTCAACTTCGGCGACCCGTTCGGCGGCGCCATCCCGACGGACTGGAAGCTGGCCGTCTACGTCGACGCGCCGTACAAGGTGCGCTGGTCGGGCCAGGCCGGCGGCGCCACACCGCGAAACGGACTGTTCACGTTCCCCGTCCACCGGAAGGACGCGGAAGTACAGGGCCTCGAAGCCGTCGTCAAGAACCGTCTCGACCGGGTGTAGGGTCATGGGAGGACTCTACGATGACCCGGCCGGTCGCGGGCAGTATCACACCATGGGGCCGCCGGGGTCGGAGAGTCCGGCCCAACAGGCCCCGGCCGGTGTGGACTCGTCCGTGGCCGTCGGGCAGATCGGCGGCGAGACGGTGAACAGCCACCTCGATTCGTTCTTCGACAGCTCCGGCTGGACCCGCGAGGACGTGCTGGTCGTCGCGGCCGGCGTGCAGTTGGTCGCGTGGGCGGCGCTGCTGTACCTGGAGGTGAACGGATGAGCCAGGACACCACCGTCACGGTCGACGAGATGGACGAGGAGGAGATCGAGCAGGAGCGGCGGCGCATCTACGGGGGCGATAGCTCCGATGAGTGACGCGCCCCCGGACGGCGCGGTCGCCCTGTGCGAGCCGGAGACGGTCTCCTTGGAGAGCGGCCAGAAGGCGACCATCGAGTTCGAGCCGAAGAAGTCGGGGACGGTCGTTCGAGTCGTCACGCTGGCGATCTCGAAGTTTCCCGACTCAAGTTACCGGATCGAACTGGACGGAAACGACGAGTACGGCCCGGCGGCGCTCCCGCCCACCGACGTCGACGACATGGCGGGGATGTGGCGGCCGGCCAAGCGGGCGAACAACAGCATCACCGTGACGATCAAGAACCTGTCTCAGAACCCGCGAACGTACCACACCCAGCTAGTTGGGTGGGAGGAGTAACCGATGGGACTTGATACACAAACCCGAATCGAGGAACTCCGCAAGTCCCTCGACGCCGACGAGAACGAGGCGCACGTCGCCAGCGACGAGCGCCTGGAGTCGCTTCGCCAGCAGGGCGAGAACCACGGCGCGGTCGTCGACGGCCAGTACGTCGTCGACGCGGCCGACACGGCCGAGGCGCTTCCCGACCAGCCGATCCCCGACGGGATCGAGGTGGCCGTTACCTACGATCCCGCGAATCAGGGCGTGGTCTACATCGGTGACGGCGACCCGAGTTACCCGCTCACGGACGTTCCCCAGGGCCTCACGTTCCGGGTATCGAACCTGTCGGCCATCAGCATCAGGGCGCCCAACGCCGGCGACGGCGTGCGCTACATCGCGGAGGTGCCCGAGTAGATGGTCGGGATCACTGCCGGCGGATCGAGCGGCCCCGACTACGTGCAGCCGGACGAACCGGCGAACCCTGACCCGCTCGAAACGTGGTATGACACCGACGCAGACCACTCGAACGGGGAACCGGCCTGGTTCATCCGCGGGACAGACGACGAGTGGCACGCCACGTCTGTCGACGACCACGGCGAGTTGAAGGGCGTGCTGGAGGACAGTCACCACCAGTATCCGGTCCCGACCGACGGGATTGCTGACGGCGCCGTCACCGGCGCGAAAGCGGCCTTCTACCCCATCGGCACCGGCGCCATCCAAGACGCCGCGGTGACGGAAGCGAAGGTTGCTTTCGACACAAGCGGCGGCCCGTGGTACTCGCCGTTTGCCGCCCAACCATACGTGTTGGCCGCCGACGGCCAGCAACCGAGCAATAGCTGGAGTTCCGTCACAGGCGCTCGACCGCTGGACTTCGATATGTCGCAGATAGACAGATCGAGTTTCACGATGCACATCGTGCAGGAGAACCCGAGCGGCGGCGGGTGGGCAGAGTTCCGGCTACGGGACACGGAGAGCGGCGTTACCGAGTGGTCCGGTACGCAGGGCAGCGGCCGGGCCGCGAAAACCGCAACCATCGACCCGTCGAATACGTCCGGCGTTCTGACCCCACAGGTCCAGAACACCGACGCGGGGGAGGGTTCGGCGTGGTCCTTCTGGAGACTCGAATGATGAGACGCAACACCAACCCGGCAGACGCCGGGCACGACGGACGGAGGTACAGGTAGATGGACGTTCAGGACTTTATCGAGATCGACGAGAAGTACGGCCTGGACGGCGCCGGCAGCTACGGCGACAGCGTGGAGGCCCGAGCGAAGGGCGAAGCGGGCGGCGGCGGCACCCGCGACCCGGACAACGAGGAGGCGCTGGACTCGGCGCTCTCGCACCTCGACGGCTACGACGAGGAGACGGGCGGCGCCAACGACCCCATCGCCAGCGGCAACAAGGGATTCGACGCGGAGGAGTGGTATGCGGAGGAAGCCGACGAGGAGCAGCGCGACCGCCTGAGCGACAAGTTCACCGACGATGGCGAGTTGAAGGACTCGGCGGCCGGGTCGCTTCAGTCGTCCAACGGTGGCCTGGAGACGACCAGCGCCGATGACTCGGACTCGTCTACCAGCTCTAGATCGGGCGGCGGTTCCGACGGGTCGACCGGCGGGGACGATCTCCCCGTCTCGCCTGGCCTGCTGGCGGCCGGCGGCGTGGCCGCGGTGGTCGCGCTGCGGAGGTGGTCCTGATGGGAGGGATCGCCGGCAGCATCGGCACGCAGATGGACGTGCTGGAGGAGTACGGCACCGAGGCTTTCGACGCCGACGAGGAGGTCCGGGGCAACGCCTTGGCGGGCAGCGGCCATCCGGCTGACCCGACCCTCTACAACGGCGAGCCGCGGTCTGCGTATTCCTACAGCGGGGACTCGCGGGCGGTGTTCCGGCAATGGCGCGCCAACGAGATCACTACCGAGGAGTTCAAGCGGCGCACGCCGTCGGGTGAGGGGACCGCGGCCCTCTCGCTCGGCGGCGATAGCGCCGGCCTGCCGACCGACGCCCTGGACGTCGACCCGATGGTCCTGGGCGTGTCGGCGGCGGCCGCCCTCGCGCTCGCCTACGGGGTGAATCGCTGATGGGCGGACTCATCAGCGGGTTCGTCGGGTCCGTGGAGGACTCCGGCGCAATCGGTGACGCGGCCGTCGAGGTCGGTGATACGGCCGTCGACCTGGCCTGGAGCGGCCACAGCCATGACGAGATCGACCTACTGGGACCGTCCCTCGGCAACCCGCAGGATGAGTTTTTCGAGGACAACATCCCGGTGCGAGACGACGAGACGGGGGACATCATCGGCGTGACCAACACGCCGGACGCACCGAGCGGGGCACGCGGCGAGCCGGAGGACTCCGGCGGCGACGGCAGCGGCGCCGACTACACGCCGGAGGGCCAGGGCAACGGCCAGGTCATCCTGTGGGTGGTCCTGCTGATCGCCGGGCTGTACGCCGCGGGTCAGGTCTTCGACGTCGACCTGGGAGGGTCGGCATGACGACGCGGACGATGATGGGCTTCGTCGTGATGCTGCAACTCGCCACGCTCGGTATCTCGGTGGTCAACGCCCGCCGGATCGGCGTCGACGACGTGGCCCGCCGGAAGGCCCGCGACGCCATCCGGGCGGCCGCTGAGAACCAGCGCGAACTGGCCCGCGAGATCGGGCGCTCGGAGGGGCGAAAACGATGATCCCGCTGCAAGCAATCGACGTCGGCGGGGCGCTCCCGTCGCCGGAGATGGTCGCGGTCGCCCTGCTGTTCTTCCTGGCAGGCATGACGGTCCCGACCCGCTACGGCATCGAGCGCCTGGAGGGCTTTGGGCGGATCATGGCGGCCAAACTCCCGTACAAGGCCCCGCCGGGTCAGGACGCGGAGACGGCGATGCAGGAGGCCGTAGGGAACGACCCGGAGGAGGACGGCGAGGGCAGTGATGCTTGACCTTCTCCCTGCGTCGTTCCCGGCTGAGACCATCCCTGACGGTAACGTCGGGATGCCCCACCACCTGATTTACCCGCTCGTCGCCGGGCTCGTGCCGGCATTCCGCCTGTGGGACTGGTACCCCCGCCGCGAACCGTGGCTGTACCTGTCGGGGATTCTCGCCGCGCTGTTCGGCTTCCTGGCGGTGTGGCCCTACTACCCGGCCGTCGGGGCGGGCCTGACGGGCGCGGGCCTGCTGGCCGCGCTGGCGGGCCTGTGCCGGCCGGTGTGGTGGGAGTACTGGCCGCGCCGGCACCAGATCGTGATGGCGGCCCTGGTCGCCGCGGCGGCCGACGACTGGGTGAGCCACGCGCTCGGCTGGCCCACGCCGCTCGATCTCGCCTTCAAGCGGTGGGGCATCGAGGGGTCGGCCCTCATCATCGTGGCGGTCGCGGTCGTCGGCTTCGTGCTGCTCCGGTTCATTCCCGAGCGGGACTACCCGCAGCCCGTTCGGTGACCGATCTGTTCTTCATCCACTGCTTGACGTCGGGCTCAGGGATCGATCCGCACTCCGGACAGAGGCGATGACTGCCGTCCGAACGTCGGCCGAGGTCGAGAGTGTCGCCGTCCCAGCCGCAAAATTCACACCTGTAGTGCATGTTCACGGCTGCGAGCGGGGGATATGTGGGCCTTCAGGGGGTGTTTCCGGATTTCCGACTATCGGCGTGTGAGATTCTTGGAATAGAACCGTAACCCCCCCTTTCTTCTACTGGAAATTTTAGCTTCAGACTCTCTACACCGGTTGAAGGCGATTTCTAGCTAAGTTTTTCCACTTTCACTCCGGCCACGTTAAATATAAGGCATTGGCCAAATCCCGGACATGTTATACACAGATCGTATAAACCTCACTAGATTTCTAGCAGTGGGAATTTGTGGGAACTGGGTTCACTGTGTCCAGAATTCCCCGTGAATGGTAGGCCACCTCTACTACCTCGCAGGTCTATCCCAGATTTGTTACATCTCGGCGTAAAGTATATATACTCACCAGATCCTCTTACTATCCAACACGACAGGCGTAACTATTTGGTCAAGAGTGCAAGAACCGAGGGCCCGAACCCGTTGGAGCGGGTGCCGGGCTTCCCCGGCAGATCGGACCTCCGATTCGGTAAGATTCAGCATCCGTTTGTCGTAACCGGGTCGGTTTAAAGGTTTTTCTGCTCGGGTGAAACATCAATAGTCAAACAATAACCAATGGAACACAATACGTTAGAAGAGTGGATTCGAGCGGAGAACCAAAATCAGCCCAGTGTGGACGATCAGGTCTGGTTAGCGAACTGGACCAAAATGGAAGAGTTGTACGTTTCTGAAGACAGTATTTTGCGTACTACTCAGATTGAGGAGCAGGTGGATGAAGAACTGGAGTATAATCCTATTACCGTTATAGAAAATCTGGAGGATATCGGGCTGCTTGAGAAGGTAGAACCGACTGGTGCTAGGAGCTTCATCAAGAGCGAACGAACGCAAGAACTTTTCTACACTCCGGAGAACCCGGACTTTCTTTCTCTGTTGGCTGAGGAGGTCGATCGGTTATTCGAGGATCTAGACCAGGAGCAAAAATCAATGGTCACTGTTCCGGATGGAGGAGATGAAGACGGACACGGATCAAAGACGACACTACGTGCTGTCGTCGCAGAAGCCTTAGAAGTTGATGAGGGTAACGTAGAAGAAGCAATACTAGGTGAACCAGACCCAGTGGAACGGTTGGACCGATACGAAACGGCTGTTACGGCTATCATTGAATCAGACGAAGTTGAAAGAGGTCGTGAATACGATGTGATGGGTTGGCGAAATTCTGCTAATCGATGGGGGCTTTCCTCGAGAGCAGAGGTAATCGTGCAGGAGGGGGCATAGATCGATGTCTGATCCAATGTCAATGACGATCGGCGGCCTTATCGGTGCGATAGTTGGTCTACTCTGGAGTGATCCGTACCGGAACAATGCTGGGCAATTTATAGAACGAGGGAGGGGATTCACCAATTGGATATTCCAAGCCGTTGCAGGAGGGTGTGTGGGAGCAGTTCTGACTGCTGTAGCAATGCCCCTTATTTTGGGTAACCCCATTACGGGTATTGCAATACTTGGCGCAGTATCATACGTCGCCTATGCCGGGTTTGTTGACCCGAGATAACTCAGCCAGTGTCCGGCTCTCGGTACAGAACCGGCCACCACTGCTCGTGTTAGAACCCATTCGGGCTGATATTGTTGATATGCAGATAGTTGGTGTATCCACAGTGAAGAGAAACCAAAAATCTATCATCATATGATGGTCTTGTATAATTAACAGTGGCTCTAGGAACCTCTGCAATATTCAATATATTATCAGTTCTATTTCTTCTTGTACCTGGCTACAGCGCCCTGCGGGGATATTTAAATTCAACTGTTCAACTTGATACAAATTCTCGAATTGACAAGCTGATTATTGGGATTACAGGCGGATTAATAACTCTTGCTCTCATGCTCATAGCTCACCGATTTGGCATTTTAGCATTCTTAGGCGACTTTGTAGAAGGAATAGTTGCGGACAAATCCTCCATTGCATCGATCGGATATAGTGAGGACTATGAGGTGAGTCTCAGTACAACTCCAGAAATATCTGCTCTGGCTATTATTTTATTTATACTCATACAATCGCTAATTGGTTACGTGGGTGCCTACATGCTTGGAACAGTCATTTACCTAAAACAAGATAAAACGAGAAAGATTGAAAAGAATCTATCACAGCCCTGGGATACTGCCGTCGAGAAGGCCAGACTTGATGAAGAGGTCACAGTCATCACAAAAAATGAGACGAAAATAAAAGGGAAACTCTATAGAATTGGTTCCCCTTCGAAGAATTTTGATGTTTTACTAAAAGCAGCAGAAAAACATTATGATGATGAAAGTAAAGACCCTGATCCGCTGGGTGTGACGTACCACCATTATGAGGACATATCTCAGGTCAGACTTGAGGATATTGAACCAGGGCCTGTACCCGAGCCGGGGAATTGGTTTTTCAGAAACTATCTTCGAATCAAAAAATATCTAAACTACCTCTTTTGTTGGTTGAAAATCAGGTACTGGCTGTTTATTTACAATTACAAGATGTCCTCGTTACTTACTTTGGCATCAACCCAAGCGTCACGTTTGTATAAAAGATTGCGGAACTAACCGGTGAGAACACTATTTTCAGCATATTGAGGGTACTCTTCATAAATCATATCTAGCAGGTTCGTAATGGGGATATCACCATAGTCTTCCACCACGCTCTTTGAGATCCTATGGAGTTTGATGAATCTAAGTTTCCCCTCACTTTGGACATCAGGCAGGTCCTCCTCAGTGAGACTAGTACATTCATCTGCCTCGATAGGGAGATTCTCTGAGTACCTCTCTTTTCCTATCTTGGTGAGATAGTAGTCGTATCTCTCATCACCACCGTAGGTTAGCGTGGTCTCTGACCGGACTAACCCTTGATCCTCTAAATATTCCAATGTCTCATACAGGTCCTTATCAAAAGGACCGTAATCGTATGGTATGAAATCATACGGGTCCATACCTTCATCCTGCAGCTGCTGGTCGGCTAAGAAGGCAAGCTTTTGAAATCGCGTTCTGCCCTTTATTGCCCCCCCAGCGTTATACAGGAGAGACAGGGGCAGTACCCTTTTTGCATGCATGATTATTTGGGTCTGGTTCCTTTGCCGTGCGACCCTCTCCAATTACAACAAACCGGGCCAAGCACAAATGCTTTTATGTTACCCTCATTCCTATGGTTCCGACTCTCAGCAGTAGTTTTATCTAACATTTCCTGAATATCTTTTGCAGGCCACCGCTTAAATTCCAGATACAGCAACTAAGGCAAACATCCGCTTCCATCTCGGCGAGAATACCAAGCATCCGATTCTGCGCCCATTAGCGGATATTTAGTAGGTGAGGATAACCCCATTCACGGGGAAAATTGTCCTGTTCTTCTCGTTGAACGAACTCTTCTGGATAGAAGATAGCAAGATAATCCGAGAATGTGAATCCGGCGACCGCGAATGTTAGAGAAAAGAACAGCCATAGCCTGAATGCACTTGAGAATGTAAGTGACATTCCCTCGAGTACAATTCCTTGAACCGTCACGATCTCGGTGAATAGTGGTAGTAGAGGTGCCCAGTACAGAAGAGGAACTGCACCTAAATACTGGATGTTCCTGTGTGGTTGTTGTCTCAGTTCTTGGTGCGTTACCCTGGTCGCCACTATTCTTTTTTCAACCACAATCTTGGGACTCGAGTTCGCTAATTTTCCAACAATCCAGTGAGAGCCCTCATGCAACCATGAACCCGAAACTGCGCTGGATACGAATAGAAAACAGATGGCCAACAGAGATAGGAAAGGCATTTTCGTATCATCAGGTCACCTTTCCCTCTATTTATTAATTCGGTGTGGTGGGATTGTCCTCCCTGGAGAGAAACCGGCCAATTTGAATGTTCGTTTCTGTTGTGTAGACCCGAACATTCGAATACCTGGGACCCATGGGTGTTTATATGGGAACCACCGCTGGAACCCCCGAAAACGCGAAAGCGAACATTCGGTTTCTCAAGCCGGATCAGATTGAGGCGATGAGAGACGCGGCCCACCAGGGCCGGCACGGTCAGCGCGACGATGCGCTGCTGACAATCCTCTACGACACCGGGCTTCGACGAAAGGAACTGTCCCAGGTCGACCGGGACATGCTTGATCTCGACGCTGGCCAGCTCCGGCTGCCCGGTCACATCCAGAAGGACTACCCGAACGAGAACAGTCCCGATCCGGTGACCATCGAGATCGACCAGGAGGGCGAGCTTCGGACCGAGCGGACACTTCGGTCGTACCTCTCGACCCGTGACGACAACAGTCCGGCGCTGTTCCCGAGCCGCAAGAGCGATCGCATGAGCGGGAAGGGTATCAACGACGTGGTGAAGCGCCTCGCAGAGCGTGCAGAGGTCCGACCCCATACGTTCGCCGGGCGCGGCGACAGTGGCGACGTGACGGCTCACACGCTCCGGCACAGCGTCGCCTACCGGATGCTCCACCACTACGACGGGTACACCCTCTACAACGTCAGGAACCGGCTACGCCACTCGCGGCTGGCGACGACCGAAGAAAAATACGACCACTTCGACAGTGTGTAGGGAAGGGACGAAGCGGATATAGGATTTCAATATAGAGCTAACCGTCGCTGATATTCGCCGAGATATTACGCGTTGTCGTCCTTCGGAACCACCGCTACTGCTGTCTGAAGATCATCGCTGATCTCGTAGACCACTTGATATTATCCACACCGATGTGGAGTTTACTAGGCGATGGCCCCGAATTTGCCTCTGTTTGTTTTCCTGCCGCACTCATCAATGCTTATTGTCTACAGCAGGATCTAAAATCGACGTTAAGGACTATCGTATAATGTAGATTTAGTCAATTCATAGTCAACCTCATATCTATCCATTACTCTTTCAACCAATCCACTGACCCATTTCGGTGATGTTGGTGCTAAGTGTATTGTGTTGATCAATTTGTCTAAGTCAACCGATATATATTGCCCAGGCGCTACCGAGTGTCCTTGGAGCTGAGACCAGTCTGTAAAAGCGACTCTATATTCTGCCTCATGCTGGAAACTCAACCTCTTGTGGAATATTGGGGGGTAGACACCACTGGGAAGCTCTGATTCATCATAATCTATGTATTGGACCTTGCCATAGACAATATCCCGGTTTTGATCTGGTTCTATTGCCTCCTTCAAATCTTTTACTGTAGTTTCTATTGCCACTCCTTGATCACTTTGCAGATATTGGTCCCAGAGTGCAGCAGACTCAAAATCGCTTTCATGCCAACAACTGACATACGCAATTATCCCCGACTCGGAGGCCTCTAAAATATCACGTGCTTCATCAGCAGATATGTCCAGTTTTTCCTGCAAATATCCGATTGAAATGCCTATTTTTCCCTCTGGACGGGACCCTTCATACGGATCGCTAAATTCCTCAATATTACTAAACCAGATTCCTTCTCGCTCAAATAGTGACACTAATTGAGTGAAATCAATATACCTCCACAACGTTGATTCTGATGAGGGTTCTGGTGGGTTCCAAGTTTCCCAGGCCCCGGACTCCTGATCAATACTAGTTGATTCATCCTGGAGAGACTCGGCAGTATCCTTGCTGAGGTCGAAATTTGCCGAGCCCTCTGTTATACTGTCTAATATCTCCTCTTCCAAATCAGATAGTTCGTGCAGTTGGCAGCTATCATCCCCACTCATGATCTATTCATAACCTCTGTAATGTGAAATCGGATTCCCCATCACAATCTAGACTGGAATAAGCCGGGACTCCATCCTGGCGGGAATGACCAAGTTTTGTGAACGGCGCTGGCTATTGGAGTTGGCTGGTGACGCGCGTCGATCTCACCTTTCAGGTACAGCCGTCCTTCAACAGTAATATCGTACATCCCGCTGTCCTCGACGAGCGGCTCCATGAAACCTACGTAGTAGAGCCGCTTGCACCGGTCGCTGATGACGCCCAGATATTCCGGAAACCCTCGCTTCCGGGCCATCATCTTGGGGGTGGACCACCCCTGCTCCTCGATGTGTTCCAATATTCGCTCATCCAGCTGTATCATCCACTTGGCCGACTTCCTCTCAATCTCCTCTGTCATCTCAAGAGTGTTCCATCGAGTCTCCAGCACTGGGGCCATTATTCTCTGAGGAGGGGACCTCGTCGGGCATATCCTCGGAGGTATCTATTTCGCCCTCTAAGTACCTCTCTCCCCGCTCAGTGATACCGTAAACCCCGTTTCCGTAGTCGTCCAGAAGTCCATGCTCAACGAGGATCTTGCATCTCTTGGAGATATACGACCGGGTGTACCTGACGTAGCCGCTGTCTTTCATCTCCTTTGGACGACCGGTATCGTGCTTCCGAATATATTCGAGAATCCGGTCGTCTGCGAGCACCATCCAATCGCCCGAGTATCGCATCGTTAATTGATTATTAATCCCGGGGGATATTCATGTGCCGGACGAGTCAATACAGAACTTGAGAGTCGTAGCAGAATCTGCGTAAACTATATGACTCAGAGGTTAATTGATTGCTAATGCAATGGCACGTAGAAGCCTATCGGTATCCATCTCGCTACCAACCGAGATGGACGAGAGAATCGCTGAAGAGGCCGATAAACACGGCATGACGTACTCACAGTACGTGCGTCAGGCCATCCGCGAACTCGAAGGAACGCCCTTCAACTGCGACGACACCGTTCTCTGTACCGACGAAAACCACAGTCCCGAGAATCGAGAAACGGGGGCCGCCTAACATGTCCAGTGCCCGGCAGGCCCCCGAAGGAGACGAGGACAGCGCGGACGAAAAGGCTGGCGACCAGCAGGAGGGCGAGGACCCATGAGTCGGAGCGAGTCCGCCGAGCGGCGCTTCCGAGTGTTCTGTGACGCCTGCAACTATCACGACCAGCAGCACTATCCGAACTCGCTGGTCGCCCGCGCTCAGGCCAAGCGCCACGACGAGCGCGTTCACGACGGCACGGAGACGGCCGACGTCGAGGCCGTCACCAACCCCGACAATC
Above is a genomic segment from Halorientalis sp. LT38 containing:
- a CDS encoding MarR family transcriptional regulator, producing MVLADDRILEYIRKHDTGRPKEMKDSGYVRYTRSYISKRCKILVEHGLLDDYGNGVYGITERGERYLEGEIDTSEDMPDEVPSSENNGPSAGDSMEHS
- a CDS encoding DUF2971 domain-containing protein, whose protein sequence is MSGDDSCQLHELSDLEEEILDSITEGSANFDLSKDTAESLQDESTSIDQESGAWETWNPPEPSSESTLWRYIDFTQLVSLFEREGIWFSNIEEFSDPYEGSRPEGKIGISIGYLQEKLDISADEARDILEASESGIIAYVSCWHESDFESAALWDQYLQSDQGVAIETTVKDLKEAIEPDQNRDIVYGKVQYIDYDESELPSGVYPPIFHKRLSFQHEAEYRVAFTDWSQLQGHSVAPGQYISVDLDKLINTIHLAPTSPKWVSGLVERVMDRYEVDYELTKSTLYDSP
- a CDS encoding ATP-binding protein, whose translation is MSRALLAAKSGWGKSWLAQQWTEDNAPDHDLTVLLDYKDEYRGLVKAGLATWAAVTDREMSMTVEGWREFLESNERVVLARSVTDEQWQEVAAKVARAVRGSQYTALVVIDESHFVAPQRTGYPDAIRGLATTGRGEGVSSMWITQRLSEMDETPVAQSDVRLIGGLTSDADLAKVGSAVDYNEQVHNPMQQSVRVPDAIDRDGQPLQKYEQGGQTVGSEWIHSDDSGAMRRIDSRDLSMRSTHFSPDGNTLTVPGT
- a CDS encoding ribbon-helix-helix domain-containing protein → MARRSLSVSISLPTEMDERIAEEADKHGMTYSQYVRQAIRELEGTPFNCDDTVLCTDENHSPENRETGAA
- a CDS encoding tyrosine-type recombinase/integrase, giving the protein MGTTAGTPENAKANIRFLKPDQIEAMRDAAHQGRHGQRDDALLTILYDTGLRRKELSQVDRDMLDLDAGQLRLPGHIQKDYPNENSPDPVTIEIDQEGELRTERTLRSYLSTRDDNSPALFPSRKSDRMSGKGINDVVKRLAERAEVRPHTFAGRGDSGDVTAHTLRHSVAYRMLHHYDGYTLYNVRNRLRHSRLATTEEKYDHFDSV